Proteins encoded within one genomic window of Hevea brasiliensis isolate MT/VB/25A 57/8 chromosome 8, ASM3005281v1, whole genome shotgun sequence:
- the LOC110647744 gene encoding uncharacterized protein LOC110647744 has product MESDPSEHGSPRPMEEEVESHVSARCRDRDTREDSSQGAIGRAQQAFLEQMTQMLRQVIGVIPQAQAQAQAQAQLVQRSPLEKLRKYGAVDFKATKEDDPTVAEYWLERTERVLRQLHCTPEQQLECAISLLQEDAYRWWVMVSRVVQPTVITWDFFLAEFKKKYINHVYLEARRREFLALRQRQLTVLEYEREFVRLSRYAWEVMPTEADRCRRFENGLNDNIRLLVLEHRITDFSQLVVAALNVERVRDSEQTRRNKQRKRGSGSGQSSMSTFASKKPKGSQSCTRGEEAALGYRWRFWHKEERITRCECLHCGRRHKGECQMLTGGCFRCGATDHYLRDCPQRSVPTAPPQTERSARAAQRGRRPARTEAADTSQKAASETVERPEAIVAPCVYAMKAWEESNLDTEEVTQESEAMRR; this is encoded by the coding sequence ATGGAGTCTGATCCTTCGGAGCACGGATCTCCTAGACCTATGGAGGAAGAAGTTGAGAGTCATGTATCTGCCCGTTGTCGGGATAGAGACACAAGAGAGGATTCGTCGCAGGGTGCCATTGGTAGGGCACAACAGGCATTTCTAGAGCAGATGACTCAGATGCTTCGTCAGGTTATCGGAGTCATTCCACAGGCACAGGCACAGGCACAGGCACAGGCACAGCTAGTTCAGAGGTCCCCACTAGAGAAATTGAGGAagtatggggctgtggattttaaGGCTACGAAGGAGGACGATCCAACAGTTGCAGAGTACTGGTTAGAGAGGACTGAGAGAGTACTACGACAGTTGCACTGTACACCTGAGCAACAGTTAGAGTGTGCTATCTCATTACTACAAGAGGACGCCTACCGGTGGTGGGTTATGGTGTCAAGAGTTGTGCAGCCTACAGTAATTACATGGGACTTCTTTTTGGCTGAATTCAAGAAAAAGTACATCAACCATGTTTATTTGGAGGCGAGACGGAGGGAGTTTCTAgccttgaggcagagacagctaacagtattagaatatgagagagagtttgtaCGGCTAAGCAGATATGCCTGGGAGGTGATGCCTACAGAGGCCGATAGGTGCCGACGGTTTGAGAATGGACTGAATGATAATATCAGACTTCTAGTCTTGGAACACCGGATTACTGATTTCTCCCAATTGGTGGTAGCGGCTCtgaatgtggagagagtcagggaTAGTGAGCAGACTAGGAGGAATAAGCAGCGTAAGAGAGGATCTGGATCGGGGCAGTCTAGCATGTCGACTTTTGCTAGTAAGAAGCCCAAGGGTTCACAGAGCTGCACACGAGGCGAAGAGGCCGCTTTGGGGTATCGATGGCGATTCTGGCACAAAGAAGAACGGATCACCCGGTGCGAATGCTTAcattgtggtaggagacacaaAGGGGAGTGTCAAATGTTGACTGGGGGATGTTTCCGTTGTGGAGCTACAGATCATTATCTGCGGGATTGCCCACAGAGGAGTGTtcccacagctccaccacagacAGAGAGGTCTGCCCGAGCAGCTCAGAGGGGTCGAAGACCTGCTAGGACAGAAGCGGCTGATACTTCACAGAAAGCTGCTTCTGAGACAGTCGAGAGGCCCGAAGCCATAGTAGCACCATGCGTATATGCCATGAAGGCTTGGGAGGAGTCAAATCTAGACACTGAAGAGGTGACACAGGAAAGCGAAGCAATGAGGAGGTAG